ACGGCTGATCAGGGGCAAAGTGTTGCCGTGAGAAAAGGTGAACTCTGAAGCAGTACCTTGCAGTGGGTTGACCAGGCTCACGCGGTCCACTGCGCTAACGTCAATGTGGGGCATGCAGTTATCCTCCGCGCAGAAATCAGAAACAGCCGCCCGGTGACGAGATGGCTTCCCAAGCGTCAACAAGATGAGGGCGAGTACACACAGGCGCACCCTCCACAACGTGCGTGGATCAGAGAGCACGGTCCCGCCCCCTTGACTGTCCGTACCGGCGAAGTACGCGCCTCCGGGGTCGCGCCATGTTGAGCTCGACATAGGCACAGCCTTCAATGGTCAGCAAGGTGGAGAACCACGTGCTTGAGGGTGTACGTGTTAAGGCCCAGTGCCCCGGCCAGTTGCGCGATCTGTTGGACCTGGGCAGTGGAGAGGCGATGTTCAAGAGGTGGACCGTGGTCCTCCTCCACGAATGGCCACTCCAGGACAACCACCCGCCGTCTAGCGGTGCGCCACGCCTGGGAAAAAGCAAGCACCGGATCGTCACTCTCATGCAGCAAGAGGCCGAGAAACGCGATGTCCACGGAACCTGGGCGAAATGGGAGCGCCTCGGCCATAGCGAGGGCATAGTGCCCTTCCGGGAAAAGGCTCCCGGCTGCTCTGAGCATCTCCGGCCGCACATCGATTCCGTAAGCGCGAAGGCCACGTCGGGCGAAGGCCTCGGCGAAGACTGCCGAGCCCACGCCTACGTCCAGCACACTGCGCGCATCCATCCCCCGCAATGAGAGGTCTACGACCCGTCCCACCTCGAGCAGGGCGAGTCGCTCCGGACTGCGCAGCCTCCCTACCTCACCGGCGTACCGTCGTTCGTGCATGTGGGTCCTTTCCTCTCGGTTTGCCTCCGGTGCCTTACCCCAGCCGCAGAGGTGTTTCTGGCGAGCTCAGCTCTGCCTCGAGCGAAGCAACCGTTGCCAGAAGGGTTTGAAGAGAAAGCTTCGCTCGTCCAGCGCGCACAGCCGCGCGAACATCGGCTTGGTGACCGTGAAGAGAAGCATGTCCGGCGGCAAGTGCTGCCGCATGGCGATGTCCGTGCCGCCAATCGCCGCCTGCGCCCTGTTGAGATCGGGGAAGACCGCAACCAGCTGGCTGCACCCTGACCCGAAAGGGGCGAGCACAGGGGGTGGCTCATGAGGCGCCGCGTGGTAGTGAGCGCCGATGATGAGAAGGCTGAGTTGGTCAGGGTTGACCAAGAAGCTGACCGTCTTGAGGTACGGGTAGGCCTCGGGGCGGAGCGGGCCGACAAAGATGTGGCCGTACTGCGGCTGGAAAGGAGTCGCGGTGTCCAGCCACTGCTCCATCAGCTCGCTGTTCGCTCTCAGCCCCTCTTCGTCGACGAGGAACTTCACGAAGTCTTCGCGGGAACGAGTGGTCAGGCCAAAGAGCCAGTGTCCCGCACCGCCGCATCCATAGCGCCCTGCGCTCAGATGGACGAACTGTCCTTGCACCCAACTGCGGTAGAAAGAAAAGAGGCAAGTCCGCATTCCCGGTTCCGGCTGTACCGTGGGCGCAAAAAGGGCTGGATCAGGCGCATCATAGAGTCCGATGAGCGGAAGCTGTAATTTGGCCGCCTGCACGAGGCGACTGGCGTCTGGTTGCATAGATGCTCCAGGGATGGCGCGTCTGCGGTATTGGGTGCCGCCGACCCGGACAAGGTCAGCGCGTGTACTTCGCGCGAAGCGAAGCCGTAGTCCCGAGGCTTTGTCCCAAGGTGTAGAAGCTTCCCTTACCTGTGCCGTAAACGAAAGGCCGCAACAGCTCCACGTCCACCTTTCCCTCGGCGTCAAGGACGCCTGGGGCGGCCTTCACGTCCACAATCTCGCCGATGAACATCGTGTGCAGGCCAACTTCGTAGGTCTGGCGCAGGCGGCATTCCGCCACCAAGGGAAACTCCTGCAGGTACGGCGCGTCCACAAGCTTGCTGCGTACCGGCGTGAGGCCTGTCACCGAGAGCTTGTCGACATCCCTACCGGAGACGCTGCCAAAGTATGCGGTCTCGGCGGCATAGTCCACGCTCGGGATGTTCACGGTAAACGCTTGGCGCATGACGATAT
The nucleotide sequence above comes from Calditrichota bacterium. Encoded proteins:
- a CDS encoding class I SAM-dependent methyltransferase produces the protein MHERRYAGEVGRLRSPERLALLEVGRVVDLSLRGMDARSVLDVGVGSAVFAEAFARRGLRAYGIDVRPEMLRAAGSLFPEGHYALAMAEALPFRPGSVDIAFLGLLLHESDDPVLAFSQAWRTARRRVVVLEWPFVEEDHGPPLEHRLSTAQVQQIAQLAGALGLNTYTLKHVVLHLADH
- a CDS encoding DUF169 domain-containing protein, which codes for MQPDASRLVQAAKLQLPLIGLYDAPDPALFAPTVQPEPGMRTCLFSFYRSWVQGQFVHLSAGRYGCGGAGHWLFGLTTRSREDFVKFLVDEEGLRANSELMEQWLDTATPFQPQYGHIFVGPLRPEAYPYLKTVSFLVNPDQLSLLIIGAHYHAAPHEPPPVLAPFGSGCSQLVAVFPDLNRAQAAIGGTDIAMRQHLPPDMLLFTVTKPMFARLCALDERSFLFKPFWQRLLRSRQS